One Vicia villosa cultivar HV-30 ecotype Madison, WI linkage group LG5, Vvil1.0, whole genome shotgun sequence genomic window, TCGCCCAATATCTCTGCCTTATTAATTTAGCTATGCTTAGTAAATGATGTTGGAGATTGTTATCACAAGATATTAGGTTGTAGAGGCATATCTTATATAGTAGTTATGGTCCTTAACGATTTCATGTTTAAGAGGATGTTTGTATTCCTACTTATGTTTAGCTTCTTTCAGTTAGAAAAGTATCTCTCTGTTAGGATCTAAATCTAGGGATCCGTTCAACTGGTTTGTGGAGGGAGTGGGCAAAGAAGTAAGGAAAGGTCTGAATACATCTTGGGATGATCTTTGGGTAAGATCGGTTCCTTTAAAATAGAGATTTCATAGGTTGTATTTTATTGATTGTAATTATTCCGGTCAAAGGCCCAATACAGGTGAGACCCAAGTTATAAGCCCAATAAAGAGAAGCCCATTAAAATTATCCATCATTAATGGCTGGCAGACGAGAAACATTAGGTAGACTCATTCTTTTCGGACTTACACTTTACCCATTTGTTAGACTCTGTAACTGACTTGAACGTTGGAGTGTCAGCTTTGTAGGCACACCACAGCGCCGAAGATCTACACCACCATTTGTGAAATTGTGTAACTACAAATCAATATTAATGGTGGTTCCCATACGGAACAGTTGCCCCGTGTATGAGAATTCATAACTAATTCCACAATTAGACGTTGTTTTATCCAAAAGTCAATTCACGGTTAAATCACACTAGGAAGGATAAATTCATCCCCAACCTTGTGCCAAGAAGCTCCTTCGAACCTCCTGATCCAACATCGATTTCGATTATTGTAACTAAGGAAATCGAAAAGGGAACACTATAACAGTAATGATCTTCTACTGCTAGATCTCGTCCTATCAAAAAACTAAACTAGAAGGAGTTATGAACTGATGATATTACGACAGAGAAAATGAACCTTTGATACAAAGTTCGAAGCTTGTCCATATCAACGAAACATATCACATTACGTTAGAACGCTCAAGCAACCATAGAAACATAACTAGTTCAACATATTTTGAGACAAACGTGAAGGTAAATTTTGAGCACATAGACCGAGTGGAGGTGTCAAGAGAAAACCCTACACATCCAACAACCTACATAGGGTGGTATACCTGTTGAACCTTGTTCTAGAGTAAATGATAGGAAAACTGCATATATGTATATCATTATAGTTAGATTAAGGGTAACATCATCGGCATTTAAAGGAAACCGTCTCTTGAAATCCTAGAGAAAGAACGCCAAAAAGGGAATGACAAAGTTGCTACTAGTAAAGTCAAACTATAAAAACATACTAGCCACCCAAAACATACTACCCCTACAATTATAATGAAGAGTGACATTTCTAGATACACTAGCCACCcaaaacaaatttaaaacaaattgtataaaactaaattaatataCCCCATATGAGGtgttagcaacactctcttttcaacactctctcaaacaccaACTTTTTTATTGATTGAAATATGTGTGGATTCCTCACTTTAAAAATAAGTCTCACATAAAATGGTAAGTCTTACACGTGTTTCAATCAATAAAAGAGAGTGTTGAAAAAAGAGTGAGTGACTCActttacaaaatgaattaaacAGAATAAGTTCAACTATGTCCACCCTGACTCCGTTACTACGGATTTTTGCCTAGTAGACCTAAATGGGGTTGATATGAATGTCACCATAATGATTTTAACCCAATCAAAATTTAAAACGAGCTTGATTCAAATAATAGTTTTGATATCATACAAAAACATTGCTTCCATTTCCATGAAACCAGAGTTCGATTTTTAAACAGTCAAGCTAAAAAGTAATCCAACTTTGTGTAAATAAACGAATATCTCGTTGCGGTTGATGAATTGAAAATTTGCGCAATTTCGATGAAATGACGACAAATATTACAACACACAAACACACGTGCCATGAAGTCTGTGTCTATAGAATGGATGTGGGGTATGTGTGATCTCGAGAGGTGCTACCTTGTTTTATTTACATAACAAAAGCATGACATCCAAACTCCCCCAACCCAACCTTGCTTTCCCACAAAACCTGCCTTCCCATCCTCATTATCGTTTCATGGTCCCCACTCACACCTGTCGCATTATCTCTTCCTTGTTTTTCCATCTCTTACAAAACCATCCTCATCCCTTCCACTTTTTTCACCTCTCACCTCAATAACTCATGCATGCGATGAGACATACCATCATATTCAATTGAATCGTTAATCATGGACAGCACTGATTCATCTTCATGCTCTCATCACCCTCATCTCCCACCAGGCTTCCGTTTCCACCCAACCGATGAAGAACTTGTTGTTCATTACCTCAAGAGAAAAGCTGCTTCTGCACCTCTTCCTGTTGCCATCATAGCAGAGATTGATCTCTACAAATTCGATCCATGGGAACTACCGAGTAAGCAACTTTTTCATGTAAAATTTTTAATTCTTAATTCTGTTACTTGTTTTGCATGTAAAATTTTGAACATGTTCCAACCTtaaatattgtcttttttttgTCTGGTTTTTTTTCTGGGCTTTTTTTAGGTAAGGCAACTTTTGGGGAGCAAGAGTGGTATTTTTTCAGTCCAAGAGATAGGAAATACCCAAATGGGGCAAGGCCTAATAGGGCTGCAACATCTGGGTACTGGAAAGCTACTGGAACTGATAAACCTATATTAACATGTGATGGACATGTGAAAGTTGGAGTTAAGAAAGCACTTGTTTTTTATGGAGGGAAGCCACCAAAAGGAGTTAAAACTAATTGGATTATGCATGAGTATAGGTTGATTACtgatcataataataataatagtagttcCTATAATGCAGCATCAAAAACTCCTTCTCTGCCTGTTGTTGATCATCCTCCAAACAATAATAAGAAGAACTCTCTCAGGGTATGTTTGCATAGTCATTTTTTACTTccttttttgatataaaaatcatATGCATGCTAATTAAATAGCGGTTGTTGCGGTTGCGTAAAGAGTTTTATGCGCATTCGTGATTTCGATCAGAAATTGATTGCGGCCGTCGCAGTATGAATAAAGTGAATAATAGTATCTGTGTATCGTATAAAGGGAATAATAGTATCAGTATTGACATCTTTTGATACTGTTTTTGTTGCGGCCGTTTTCGTGATAAGGACAGTTTACCTTACATTAAACTATGTTGTTTTTATTGGTTTTGCAGCTCGATGATTGGGTTTTGTGTCGAATATACAAGAAAAGCAACAGCAGCACTATGCCAAGGCCACCTCTAATGGATCAATATGACAAAGACTTTTCTATGGAACAAACATATAACATGCAAAATAACTCTAAACCTCCATCATCAAGAAGCACAAGTTATGGACTTGAAAATGATGACAATTTCTTTGATGGAATTTTAGCatctcaacatcatcatcatcaaggaaTGCAAAATTGTGACATGAACTCAAAGGGTGatgataataataacaataatagtgATACGTTCCCTATGAAACGTGCACTAaatggatcatcatcatcacagttTTGGAATGAAACAGGTTCACCGGGGTCATCTTCTTCAAGTAAACGATTCCATGGAGATCTTAATAGTGGAATAAGCAGTAATAATGCTGATGAAAATAATTCATTTGTTTCTCTTCTTAGCCAGCTTCCACCAAATGCAACGTTTCATCAAAACTCTATTCTTGGGTCTGTTGGAGATGGTGTAATGAGGCAACAATTTCAACTTCCAGATATAAATTGGAACTAATTTAATTATAGGCTTATAGCATGGTTAATTTGGTTTAGAAGGTTAATtaataattgattaataattGATGCATGCTGATCTTACTATTTTACATTTTTACTTTCTAATGTAATCATTGATGTATAcagaaaggaaaaaaagaagcCTATATGTATTAgagaaaatttatatttttatattaattaatggtAGAGTAAAAAAGAATTTATATCAAATTTTTTGTAAGAATTTAATTTATTGGTATTATTTGCTATTATAAAATAATGAAAGATGATAACAATACATTAAATCCTTAAGAAATACGTGATTTTAATGTTTGTCTTTTCTGAAATTAAAATTTTGTCTTAAGCTATCAAATTTGATAGACCGGACATTGCAAAAAAATGTAAGAGAAACGTAGAGGTTTAGTATTAATTTGTTAGGTAGAGCTTTTcaaattaaattaggatttacaAAGGGACATGTATGTTTAGTTTCATACGTTATTGTATACTAGTTATTGTCAAAACATGGATGATTTAGATCTTCTAGAAAACTAGAAATGTGTAGGAAATTGAAAATGGTGAGATGAGATGAGAGGGGTTGAGATGCAAGATAAGTAGTCTAACGTCTATGTTAGTGAGAAAGTATAATTGAATGGTGGAGCAAGCCTACGATGAGATGGAGAGAGGGGTTGAGATGCAAGATAAGTAGTTTAACGTCCATGTCAGTGAGAAAATGAAAAGTATAATGTAAGAGTGAGAATGAACTTTAAAATTCGAAATGATATGATTTACCCTTATATATTAAGAGCGATTGAAATAGTTTGCAAGTATTGGAGCGTGCTATGCGAACAACCATCTAATTGAAttagatgatgattgatgtgtcGTAGGATGAAATTGCCTACTTTTGATCAGACTAAAGATATGTCTGTTTTGTGCACCTTTCTACTTGGAATTCACTCTTGGGTCTTTTTTCAAGGGACCTTCGCGGATGGTCCAAAACTGTTGCCCTTAATCCCTTGTTTCTATTTTGTGAAATGAGAGTTAAGCCATGCACACCTCAAGGTTGGGTGTTAACTAAAGTAAGTGAAAATTCTTGACGGGGCGTCACTATCATTGGGAGAAAAGGCATTGAATGCCTTTCTCATAATTGGAAATGTTTTGTAAGAAGTCTTGACGCATGTCTCGAGTTCTTTTAGTAATGATACCACTTCTGATCTAGGATACTCAATTGCTTTGAATAGTTCACGAAGATATCTCGACCATTGGGGTTTGGTTTGTTCTTTCCAATGTAGTGGATCACACGTTTCACCCTTGAGATATATGAGGGGTTCTAAAATTACATGTTTCactttcttcttcatttgcatatTTCTCAACTCTACTCCTCTCTTGCGTGTAGCTTCTTATCTTGTAATCATTCTTTCTACATTGGTCTTCATCTTTGACTCGTTTGCACCCTTTCTTACAATGCAAGCCCCCAAATTTATGTCTTTAAGGAAATGCCATATGTGTATTTCTTCCATTCTTGCTTTCTTCACTAGGGTTTATGGAGAAAAGGGTTATGGAGTTTGATGGAGGAATTTGTCATTGATGGTAGCTTATTAGGTGGCCGCAGATACTTTGAGAAAATGCTAGGGttttcaaatatttctatttgacACTTGGTTATTTTTGTTTGTCCATATGTAGTTTAGTGGGAATATAAAATCTAGCTTTAAACTTGCATTGTGTTGTTATTGATATTTATCTTTTGTATATTGACATAATTTTTTACAATGGACAATGTCAAACCCGGTATTCAGAAGCAAACAAGGGAGAATTCATCAATGTTGGTGGATCAAGAGACATTGGATACCACATCCGCCTCTACGAGTGAGGTTGGTTTATATGATGCCTTGATGGAGGTAAGACCTTCTAAAGATTGGAGAATGGTTCCTCCTGGGGAAAACAAGAGGATATGTAATAAGTACGAAAGATGCGTAGTTCATCTTCATGAAAAATATAGTGATATATTTGTGAGGATCCATAAGTGGAACGACACATGTCTTTCCTTTGTCAAGCGCCCAACCCATAACGTGTTTCCTGAGACATAACCTACACAGGTATCTTGCCATACGCGTAAATATGGATAATAACGTTCATAATTTCATGTGTAAAGTCATGTCCACGACTCCATAAGAAGTAAGCAATCAACATCTCCCCTAGTCAAGGTGTAAAGGTTACCACTTCCTAGGAATCCCCTAAATCTAGACACATAagcctctataaatacctcatcCCTAGCATGAAGAATACAACTCATAACCTATACGAAATACATAAGAATACAAAGCTTCTCACCTCACATGAGTTTGCTCTTTCCATAACCAAAAACACAACTGAAAAAGGTTTATCACCATCTTGAGCAAGCCTTAAACCACCAAAAAATACTCAGGCCTTTGGTTACCCCTACCAGCATAAGGGTGTCAcgtattttatattttttgactAGTACATTAGGCCCACCCTAGGACCCCGATAAAACTAATTTGGGAAACACCTTTTATTATCATCACTACTTAGATATGCACAAAAACCTCCACTCCTAGACCTAATTGTTCCCAATCATGGTTGCTAGGAGTGCACGACCCCTCTCGATAGAGGATGCTATAAGTAATACTAATCCCAACACCATAAATGAGATGTGTGGCACAATGGATGAGCTATGATTCTAAAATCAGTCTAGAGGAAAAAGTTTTTAACATTTAATAACCCTAACAAGAGGTCACCCCAACAGAGGAGATAGAACTGCTCGACCCCAACCACTTTCAGGAAAAATATGGAAAATGCATGTTCTTGAAGTGTTCAAGCCTCCCTCCTTGGAAAAGTTTGATAGGTGTAGTGATCCTTACGAGCATGTCGCCTTTATTAATATGCATATGGAAACAAACAAAGCGCTGACTCCTTGAAGTGGAAGTTGTTGTCTGGAACTTTCAGAAATGCATCATTGCCATGGTACATGTGCGTACCTTGAGCTTCCATCGCCAGCTATAAGAAGTATGTCAAAGGTGATTAATCCCAAGGGTCGGGCAGGTCCAACTCCCGCAAGAAGTGATTTATCCCAAGGAATCCCTAGACCTAGAAGGGGAGCTAAGCCATCTAAAGAAGATGGTCATAAGTTTGTACGCCATACACTCTATACTATTGTAGGAGGATTTGCTAGGGGTAGGGAGACTAGCTCCGCCCAAAAAAGATACGCCTTTCGTATATTGAATTTAAAGGATCTCCCTCAAGGAGAAGAAGGATGGCGAGACCAAGACGCCAGAGGTCGAAATCGCATTTTCAAAAAAGGATGCAGCATgtatcccccccccccccccccccccgcacAACGACGACCCCATGGTAATCTCTATGAGGTGCAATTATTGGGTAATCATAAGAGTTATAGTAAATCAGGGGAGCTCTGTAGATATCCTTTACTAGAATATATTCAAAAGACTCTTCCTTGACCCATATGGCCTAAAAGTTTTCAAGGGATCATTATTTGGTTTCTTAAGAGAGCAAGTGCAGATAAAAGGCTAGATAATACTGAAGACCACTTATGGAATAAGGGTAACAACCTAAGGAGATCAAGGTTAAATAACTGGTGTACTCAACGAGAAACGTTTAGTTAATTTTTCGAACAGATTGTTATCTTacgttatttattttcttctaattaTTGCGGGATATttgcataaagaaaaaggaaatgtTTAGATTTTTTATTAGGGTGTCTGACGAGACATTTAATCTCTCTCTTACGTATTCCTATGTGTGATGGGAAACTTAAGGCTTCGTAGTTCTAGGTATCAAATGTTTTTGGGTTGGTCAATTTTAGCAAACGATTCTCATATCACATTCGAGCGAAAAACATTGCTTGTTACCCAACCATGGGAGTAAGGAACGTTGTGTGTCCATCGCATTTAGAATGGATAAGCATAATCCAGATTCTCGCAGATTATGCCTGAATCACATTCAAGCGAACAATGTTGCTTGCTACTCACGCATGGTTGGAATGAAGTGTTAAGTTGAGCTTCGCATCGAAATTGATAAAGCAACATTTGTTTATCAAATGGTTTTCGAAGGCACGTTAAGGCGA contains:
- the LOC131607499 gene encoding NAC transcription factor 25-like, producing the protein MDSTDSSSCSHHPHLPPGFRFHPTDEELVVHYLKRKAASAPLPVAIIAEIDLYKFDPWELPSKATFGEQEWYFFSPRDRKYPNGARPNRAATSGYWKATGTDKPILTCDGHVKVGVKKALVFYGGKPPKGVKTNWIMHEYRLITDHNNNNSSSYNAASKTPSLPVVDHPPNNNKKNSLRLDDWVLCRIYKKSNSSTMPRPPLMDQYDKDFSMEQTYNMQNNSKPPSSRSTSYGLENDDNFFDGILASQHHHHQGMQNCDMNSKGDDNNNNNSDTFPMKRALNGSSSSQFWNETGSPGSSSSSKRFHGDLNSGISSNNADENNSFVSLLSQLPPNATFHQNSILGSVGDGVMRQQFQLPDINWN